The Porites lutea chromosome 7, jaPorLute2.1, whole genome shotgun sequence genome includes the window CGATGCAACGAATTCCACTTGTACACCAGGATTTAATATAAATAGGTTTTCCATCAATACATATGTTACGGTTAttccaaattatttgtttttttatggaaatttgCTTGTCACAGGTTAGTCTTCTGAAGTCATGCCAGTAATTTAAAATGGTGTGGTAAAACTCCGGAAGATTCTCTAAGTTGAGTAGCTTAGGATCGTAGTCGCATTCGATGAGGAACTCTAGACCTCCGTATTGGTTAAGAGCTTGATTTGGGATTTTTTTCCACGAAGCGTTACTTGATTCAGCAATACGCTTTATCCAAGCAATCTTTAGCGACCGCTCCATGATTTCAAAGTCAATCATTTGAAGAAAACAGTTATTGATATGGAATAGAATGGATGAAAACGTTGGAGAATTGGTAGCTTAATTCACGCAAAACCTTTAGATAGGTTTCAGAGCTCCAGCAAGCCAATCTGATTTTACTTTAGTGCTACACCCTGCCACTAAATGAGCTCATATTATAGGTGGTTCTTCGTAAAATGTTCTATTAGTATAGGATCATGATGGAGCCGAAATAAATTGGcgaattgcacacattctagGCGTCCAACTGATGAATGGTTCCGACATTTAGATATTTGCAGAAGCAACAGCCGTTTGTTGTTTGTTCCCTTTCAATTACATACGTTGTTTTGAATTCATTTTGCCATTGGTAAGAGTTTGAGTTGAACGGTGATTATATTATGGTCATTATGAGGAAAAATCGTAATCTCAGACTGGGTATCATGCTACAAAATGGCAGTAAACTCTGTGAGAGCGGTGCATCAGAGTTGATCGTTTTGTCTTTTCTTACCTTGATACCAATTTCTTGATTGACATGTTCCTTATCAGCCTTGTTCTGTTCTAGTCGATCAACAGAGTTATATAGTTCTTCAAGGCTCTTCTCTCGCCTGTTGTATTCATTCACCAGCTCCGCGGTGGTCTGGACTAGCTTCTCATGTTTGCTTTGCAGTTCAAGCACCATACTATGTACGTGATGCACTGCGTTGAAGCCTTCCGCATCCTGCGAGAAAGTTGAACGTTACCATCAATAATCAGCAAGTTTATTACGACTCCTCCACTTCTGTTTACTAGTCGAGATTAAAATTGAAGATATCACGCCACAAGTCGAAAGCAAAATGGATGAATATTGGATTGAAATATtgtatataaatataaaatcatCTAAACTGAAAGAAATTGGTCAATAAAGATTCATTAATTCAACGATAGAGTAAATtcatgaaatttttgttttgtttcatttttatttttctttacttctttTTCGACTTTACGATCCTTCATAATGAAGGCTTATCACAGTTTCTGAGTTTTCTGACAACATTGCATAAAACAAATACcaaaacagcttttaaaataACACAAGCTATCAAGATGTAAAGCGTTTACTGCCTTTCAAAGGAATACCGTACCCGTCTAAACTCAAACGTTCTGTGTCAAACAAATTTCAGTCACAAATTAGTTACTAATATACAGTGTACCAACCTGGGCTTTTCTTGCTGAGCGGAAGGCAGCCAAGTCCTTGGCGATCAAATCAATGGCTCTCTTATTTTTCTCCATTTCCTTCCTAAACTCTTCCTGCGATTGTGCAAAGCTTTTACGCATGTTATTCATCTGCTCAATGCTAAGTCGCAGGGCATAAGCTTGGGCCTCTGGATCATCGGAGTTCTCCAGCGCTGCTTCTATCTCCTCCATTATCATCTCTTGCATTGCTTCTCTCTCTTCCTCCGAGTCAAGTGACTCCTCATCAGAACTTGAATCCTCGCCTTTCTTTTTGTCAGCCTTTTCTTTCTCatcctcttttcctttttctttttctttatcctttttctctttcttcgtcTCCTGGGAAGCTTCGCGTGCTTCTATCTCTTCTATAGTGACGCCTTCTTCACGAGCCTTTTTTCGTAGCTTCAAATCCTCCAGTGTTGTACGTCTTCGTATCGGTGTTTTATCTCCCTGACTAGGTGGTCGCTCACCTTTCATTGGCAAGCTTATCTTTCGTTTTTCATCTTTGCGCGATGGCAGACGACCTGGCTGTAGTTTGGGCATATCCTGTGAGCTCCTGTCGGGGGGTGGGATAACCTGAGGAATTACATTCATCGGCTGAGCATTAACAGCCTGGGCTTGCTGTGTGGATCCTTCAGTAATTAGCCCTTCCTTAGGTACTTCCTGAGATCCTTTAGCTTTGgatccttttcttttcttttcctttttagcGGCCTCGCCTTCAGGTACAAGTTCAACTTTATTGAGTTGCTGTTGAACTTGATCGAGTTGGGCTTTCAATATTCCTCCCACCTCATCTCCAAAATCCACCTGGTTTACCATGGAGTCGATGATATTTCTCAATCCTTTGATTCCATTTTCAGCAGCTTCTAGTCTGCGATTAATGTTGATCAGCTCTGGCGATTCAGACAAGGACTCCATCGTCATTTTGCGTTCCCTTTTCTTGTCATCTTTCTTACCGTACACTGAGTCGGAGCCATATGAACTGCTTCGGTCTTTATCTCGCCTTTTCTTCTTGTCATCCTTATCGTCACCTTCCTTATCGTGctttgatatttttctttctttctctttcgaACTGTCCTTGTCTGATTTATGTCTCGATTTCTCTTTGTCCTTCCGTTTTTTTCTATCCTCTCCGTCCCTTTCATTTCCGTCTTTTTCGCTGAGTTCAGACTGGCGTTTTTTCGGTTTGGGTGGTTTTTGAACCATGACCGTGACGGTCTTTTCTTCTCCATTTTCATCCACTATAGTCTGTGTTACTTCTTCCTCGCTGACATGACCATCATCTGCAGACTCAGTCTCgctttctgaaaaaataaatttatttgggaaaaaattaaaattttgattttttttttagaaaaaacagAGCTTTGTCGCAAACAACTGAATCGTGAAtcgtgaattttttcttttccgtttctttgaattttttccgagtttgGACTAGTAGTCCAGCACTGGGCAAATGGAGGCCTTTACTCCACCAAGACTTCACCGAATTTATCTTTACCATAACAGACGCAAGCAAGAAAACTGATTCAGTGTATAGGTTGACTTTTTCAGggcgaaggggggggggggggggtggtgtaTGGGTGATTTCGTTTGGGTAAGAATCTTTTTTTCCCGAAGTtgtggagattttttttttccttgacatATAACGGTGTAAGATTTTTTCCAGCATTATACGCCATGCCAGATACATTTTTCAGAGCAACATAAGTGCATGTCCTTCTCTATTCATAACTATTACAAAATCCTCTATACGCACCAACGCGCGCACTTGAGtggcttttttctttctttttttcacttttaacaGAAAACGCTCTGAAGGTCTTGTGTTATAATAATGAATTACGAAATTCAAACGCCTCTTAAACATAAATAGGAAAAAGGCAGCTACATTTATCGATCCTACATGTGAGTAAACTTAGGTCCTTTAGGACTTTCTTTTTTCGGTATGAGAACGTAATTATTCAATACTTGTTTTAAAGACTCGATATAACTTGATATGACACTAAAATACCTGTTTCTTATAAAGGCGACCATCGGTATTTGAGGCTACAAAGTTAATTAGATAAATGCAATCATTGCGCTTTCGACTTTGATCgaatgaatttttaaaagttttaactcGTAAATTCAAGACAATGCTATCAGCTTACTTTGTTTGGAAATAACAAATAAGCAATAAAAGGAagttattaaataaaaaaaatgttcatgttaaACATTTGACGTTGAATACAGACTCAAAATAAAGTACTTGCCACTTTGTTTGTTTCGGACAACTAATACAGTAATCGAACTTTTGATTTAAGTGCTCAAATCGTTATGAATACAAACAAAAGAACGAACTCACGAGGCTCAGAGAGCAGAAAAACACGGAAGGTGCTCCGCTCACGGTttgctgcatttctttttttgaaagatgGCATAGAGGAATAGTACTGAAGAGAACAAACTTTATATCAGTTCCCGTACAAAGGGCAAAAACTTGGTATGAATTGGGACGTGGGCTTACATAATTTAGCGTCCTTTAGATTTACCAAGAGAACAAGATCCCAGCTTCGACTGTGAGTGTGACTTAAACTTAC containing:
- the LOC140944866 gene encoding uncharacterized protein, translated to MTVGLTDLLDLAISPQIGPVNFFHLRNLLHTIVEHFGIGEVEAQQAEVRGPQSLRSSSEASSTAKDSSDSEDDEESETESADDGHVSEEEVTQTIVDENGEEKTVTVMVQKPPKPKKRQSELSEKDGNERDGEDRKKRKDKEKSRHKSDKDSSKEKERKISKHDKEGDDKDDKKKRRDKDRSSSYGSDSVYGKKDDKKRERKMTMESLSESPELININRRLEAAENGIKGLRNIIDSMVNQVDFGDEVGGILKAQLDQVQQQLNKVELVPEGEAAKKEKKRKGSKAKGSQEVPKEGLITEGSTQQAQAVNAQPMNVIPQVIPPPDRSSQDMPKLQPGRLPSRKDEKRKISLPMKGERPPSQGDKTPIRRRTTLEDLKLRKKAREEGVTIEEIEAREASQETKKEKKDKEKEKGKEDEKEKADKKKGEDSSSDEESLDSEEEREAMQEMIMEEIEAALENSDDPEAQAYALRLSIEQMNNMRKSFAQSQEEFRKEMEKNKRAIDLIAKDLAAFRSARKAQDAEGFNAVHHVHSMVLELQSKHEKLVQTTAELVNEYNRREKSLEELYNSVDRLEQNKADKEHVNQEIGIKADKGDLESKVSLNQFDESFNLLDRGLSDALEKMESQMSIEDALKETLMELQSKLHLKLDRQELDALRDQLESRIREVQVVRATIKEKQDDGEPAGFRRNKTEKVHCISCDRPLEVQPGGIGPNMPKIQGLPGQKSSKPYTTFELEHIRQHQKMNITKKPPVIGADLGYQAQKLKNEVVAMTGLVDLIELPPSQRYCGGSHTIMHPFRRSFKTTGSHLNQYVVIREDSDSAVALPRREFIVPRDNNLKRYMKPKLPAIGQSNTREPSPPPEFMAEYNERPQSAPATPSVGHRSQRQLSSPQARDESADQSPPLNEAASPVEMDTIAVTIPSPTEEAA